The Pseudooceanicola aestuarii genomic sequence GATCCTGTCGCTATATGCGCGCAACCATTCCTCGGATTGCGCGGTCGATGAGCATTCGCAGATCATCGACGCAATCCGCGCCGGCGATGCACAGCGTGCCATCGGGATCATGGAACATCACCTTGGCGCTGTCGCGGACCGTGCCGAACTTTCCGCCCAGCCCGATAGTATCCAATCCATCCTCTCACATTACGGCAAGGAACTGACCCAATGACCCTGCAAGACGGCCACCACGCCTTCGATTTCGCCGAGCTCTCTGCGCGTGAGGCCTACAAGGTGATGATTGGCACCATCGTGCCGCGCCCGATCGCCTGGGTCACCACGATCTCCCCCGACGGGGTGGTCAACGCGGCGCCCTATTCGTTCTTCAACTGCCTGTCCGCCGATCCGCCTATCCTGGCGCTCGGGGTCGAGAACAAGCCAGACCGCAGCTTCAAGGACACCGCCTGGAACATCCGCATGACCGAATGTTTCACGGTCAATATCGTCGACCGCGCCAATGCCGATGCCATGTCGGTAACCGCCGCCGATTTCGCCCCCGAAATCGACGAACTGGAGATGGCCGGGCTGACCGCAGTGCCGGGTGATCGCGTGGCCTGCCCCCGTATCGCCGAGGCTCCGGTGGCCTTCGAATGCGAGCGTTACCTGGGTATCGCGGTCAGTTCTGCCCGCGAGATCATCCTTGGCCGCATTCTGCGCGCGCATATCCGCAAGGATATCATCGAGCCGGGCACCTACTATTCCGATCACCGGAAACTTGACGCGCTGGGGCGAATGGGGGGCAATGGCTATGCCGGAACCTTCGATTATTTCGACCTGCCGACACCTTCGTCCGAAGAGGTGCTCAACCCCGGCAAGGCGCAGGCGCGGGCGGGCAACCGCTAAGGCTCGCTCAGGCCCGTCGACTTTGCCGGTTCCCCCTTGGGGATCGTGGTCCGCGCGGGTGCTGCAGGGTGTCAGGTAGGGGCGAAGACACCCACGCGCCCCTCCGGCGGGGCAGGTCAGGGCCGGATGCCAGAGGAACGCGACGGATGTGTATTCGGACGATAGATCGTCGAACGCTCCGGGTTGATACGCTGCCGCGCCGCGATCATCCTGAACCGTCATCGGGTCGTAAAATTTGCGGGTATCCGGGAGATAGACCCCCTCGACATTCAGTCCGGGGCTTGGAGACAGGAGTGTTCCCAGCCCCGTCAAAACGTGCCCGGAGGCCTTTTCCTGCGTGTCAGGGCGCTCCTCAATGCGCGGGGATGAGGACGATCTTGCCGACGTGCTGCTTTTCCTGGAAATCCTGCTGCGCGGTGGCGATCTGGTCCAGCGGATAGGTGCGCGCCAACAGGGGCCGGATCTCACCCGCTTCGATATAGCGGATCAGATTGCCAAAGACCGGCGCGTCCCAGGCGGTGCAGCCGATCAACGTGATATCCTTGAGATACATGTCGCGCATGTCCAGATCGACCATCGGACCCGCAATCGCGCCGGAGGAGGCATATCGCCCGCCGCGCCGCAGCAGCTTGAGACAGGTGCCAAAGCCGGGACCGGCGACGTTGTCGATCACCACGTCCACCGCCTCGGTGCCCAGGCAGGCCAGCGGATCGTCTTCGCGGGTCAGCACGATGTCTGCGCCGATTTCCCGAAGGGCCTGCCGCTTGCTGTCGCTGGTAATGGCGATGACCTCGGCACCCCGCCGCTTGACCAGCTGCACCAGCGCCGAGCCGACGCCGCCGGAAGCGCCGGGCACCAGCACCCGCATGCCGGCGGTGACCCCCGCGCGATGCACCATGTTCTCCGCCGTGCCATAGGCGCAGGGAATCGTCGCCAGTTCGGCGTCGGTCCAGTCGCAGGTGACGGCAAAGATCTCTGCGGCTGGCACGGCGACATATTGTGCAAAGGCGCCGTCGAAATCCGACCCCATCCAGATATTGTCCATCCGATCAAAACCATGTTCGCGCATGCAGGCCCGTACCAGGACGCGTGTGCCGATCAGGGCGCGATCCACGTCCTCCCCGACTTCGACCACCTCTCCGCAGCAATCGGTTCCCTGAACAAAGGGGAAGGGTGTCGCGGCATTCCAGCCGCCGTCGGGGCGGGGGTCGGTCTCTCCGGTGTCGTTGGTCGCTGCGGTCACGGAGGCGGAATACCAGCCCAGCCGGGTGTTGATCTCGGTATTGTTGACGCCGGCGGCCAGCACCTTGAGAAGGGCCTGCCCGGGGCCTGCGGCGGGCATCGGGTAGGGTTTGTAGACCAGCCGGTCATACCCGCCGGTTCCGGTGGTGACGACAGCCATCATCGTCGGCGCGGTTTCGGCGGAGTTGTCCTGCATGACGGTCGTTCCCTTGAAGGCGCGCGCGCAGCCAGCGCGGCAGCCGCAAGGGTAGTGACCGTTTTCCGCGGCCACAACCGTCGGCCCGCCGACAGGTGGGGGCGGTGCGGGGCGCGGGTGGACCATGCGCGCTGGGTGTCTGTCCCGCGCGCCCACAGAGGGAATGCCCGCGTGCAGGCCGATTGCACCGATCACACGGGTTTCCCGGCGATTTCAATTCTGACGTTTCCTTTGGGTCTGGCTGGCTGCGCCGCTACGCTCCGCCGGAATGCATGTCCGGGGAGGTGCTATGCTGCGGAAGGAAGAGGAATTCGCGAGGCAACGCCTGATTGCCTTCTTCGCTGAACAGGGAATGGCGTGCGAGGTGATCGAGGGGGCTGACCCGCCCGATCTGGTCGTGAAGTGGCCAAGCACGGTGGCTTGGGGCGTCGAGGTGACGCGCGCCGATCACCATTTGCCCGAGATCGGAACCGGGACTCCGAAACCCGCTCGGGGTGTCATGGAGGCGCTCAAACGTTTTGGCGACGATCTGGGCAAAAAGACCAAAGCGCTTCGAAAGCGGGCGTACGTGATCTCCCTCTCGCCGCCTGACGCGCTCAACCCCGGCATTGCGGGGCAAAGCTGGAAGGATTGGAAGACGATGGTCGAAACTGCCGTCCTTCGGCATCTGGAGGAGGCACCGGACGCTCCCCTGACACTACAAGGTTGCAGGTTACGGTTTTCGCATGGTCCAGCGGGCACATGGCGTGTGTGGCCGACCTCCGGGCTTCTTTGCCCCGATTCTGAGGCCGACAAGATGATCAGGAACGCCTTGGCGACCAAGGCGGAGGGGTTGGCCAGGTGGCCTGAGGGGAGCGGGGAAAAGTGGCTGTTCCTGTTTGTCGAAGGTGCCTGGGGCGGCGATGTGATTTCTCCGGCCTGGCTGGAGCAGTGCCGCGAAGAACTGGATATCTCTCCCTTTTTTGACGGCATCTTCTGGATGCTGCGCGAGGATCGGACCAGCGTGCAGGCGCACCGGTTCGACCGACCTTCCTCCTTGGTAGGGTGAGGCCCTTCGCGTCCCGTAGGCGCCCGCCTTTGGTATGGCTTGCAGCTACTTATGATGCGGGTTTGCGATAAATTGCGGAACCTCGGGGGGGTGGGGGCCGTTTGGGACATGGTGGTCCCGGTCGCGATCTTGGCGCGGCAGCAGGGACACCTCCAGCAATCGGGCCGCGAAGTCCGCGCCGACGTCAGAGGGTTGACCACATGTCCAGAGATTATCTTTCCACAACGCGCCGGGGGTTCCTGGGCGCGACGGCCGCGCTGCCTGCGTTGGTCGCCACGGGGGCGCCAGGGCGCGCGGCGGTGGCGGATGACGTGCCACTTGAGCAATACGAGCCGGAGTTCCTGACCCCCGCTGAATGGGCCTTTGTCATGGCCGCGACCGCGCGGATTATCCCGTCCGAAGGCGACGGCCCCGGCGCGCTGGAGGCTCGGGTGCCGGTGTTCATCGACCGCCAGCTGGCCGGGGATTTCGGCGCCGCAGCCGATCTCTACATGGAAGGTCCGTTCGTCCCCGACGCCCCCGAGGAGCTGGGCCCGCAAAGCCCGCTGACCCCGGCAGAGATCTACCGCGGCGCCATTGCCGCATTGGATGCCCGGCTGAAGGCGGGCGGGCGCCCGTCCTTTGTCGAGCGGGACGCCAAGGCGCAGGATGCCTTTCTCACCGATCTGTCGGAGGGCCGCGTGCGGCTTGAGCCGGAGCTGCGCGAATTCTGGGATCTGCTGCTGCAAAACACGCGGGAGGGGTATTTCGCCGACCCGATGTATGGCGGCAACGCGGGGATGGCGGCGTGGAAACATATCGGGTTTCCGGGTGCGCGCGGCAGCTACACCGAATGGGTCGGACGGGCGGAAGACTACCCCCTTGGCCCGGTTTCGATCTCGGGGGAGAGGGGCTGACCATGGCAAGAACCGAACGCAAGCGTGACGTGGTGATCGTGGGCCTGG encodes the following:
- a CDS encoding flavin reductase family protein, which gives rise to MTLQDGHHAFDFAELSAREAYKVMIGTIVPRPIAWVTTISPDGVVNAAPYSFFNCLSADPPILALGVENKPDRSFKDTAWNIRMTECFTVNIVDRANADAMSVTAADFAPEIDELEMAGLTAVPGDRVACPRIAEAPVAFECERYLGIAVSSAREIILGRILRAHIRKDIIEPGTYYSDHRKLDALGRMGGNGYAGTFDYFDLPTPSSEEVLNPGKAQARAGNR
- a CDS encoding alcohol dehydrogenase family protein, translated to MQDNSAETAPTMMAVVTTGTGGYDRLVYKPYPMPAAGPGQALLKVLAAGVNNTEINTRLGWYSASVTAATNDTGETDPRPDGGWNAATPFPFVQGTDCCGEVVEVGEDVDRALIGTRVLVRACMREHGFDRMDNIWMGSDFDGAFAQYVAVPAAEIFAVTCDWTDAELATIPCAYGTAENMVHRAGVTAGMRVLVPGASGGVGSALVQLVKRRGAEVIAITSDSKRQALREIGADIVLTREDDPLACLGTEAVDVVIDNVAGPGFGTCLKLLRRGGRYASSGAIAGPMVDLDMRDMYLKDITLIGCTAWDAPVFGNLIRYIEAGEIRPLLARTYPLDQIATAQQDFQEKQHVGKIVLIPAH
- a CDS encoding gluconate 2-dehydrogenase subunit 3 family protein, giving the protein MSRDYLSTTRRGFLGATAALPALVATGAPGRAAVADDVPLEQYEPEFLTPAEWAFVMAATARIIPSEGDGPGALEARVPVFIDRQLAGDFGAAADLYMEGPFVPDAPEELGPQSPLTPAEIYRGAIAALDARLKAGGRPSFVERDAKAQDAFLTDLSEGRVRLEPELREFWDLLLQNTREGYFADPMYGGNAGMAAWKHIGFPGARGSYTEWVGRAEDYPLGPVSISGERG